The following are from one region of the Juglans regia cultivar Chandler chromosome 10, Walnut 2.0, whole genome shotgun sequence genome:
- the LOC108983891 gene encoding synaptotagmin-5-like isoform X2 has protein sequence MGFFTGLILGIAVGLALIVGFVRCENVRSKRRSALATTIAAFARMTVEDSRKILAPEYYPSWVVFSQRQKLSWLNLHLTKIWPYVNEAASELIKASVEPVLEQYRPFILSSLKFSKFTLGTVAPQFTGVSIIENGEDGVTMELEMNWDGNPSMVLDIKTRLGVGLPVQVKNIGFTGVFRLMFKPLVEELPCFGAVCCSLREKKNLDFTLKVVGGDISTIPGLYDAIEGTIRDAIEDTLMWPARKVIPILPGDYSDLELRPVGILEVKLVQAKELTNKDIIGKSDPYAELYVRPLRDRIKTSKIINNDLNPIWNEHYEFIVEDASTQHLVVKVYDDEGVQTSELIGCAHIRLSELQPGKVKDVWLKLVKDLEVHRDNKNRGQVHLELLYCPIGMGNGYSNPFAPDLSMTSLERFLKSGVNGTEAIENERGVIQKKKEVIVRGVLSVTVISAEELPAVDLLGKADPYVVITLKKSEMRNKTRVVNESLNPVWNQTFDFVVEDGLHDMLILEVWDHDTFGKDYMGRCILTLTRAILEGEFKECFQLDEAKSGKLNLHLKWMPQPVYRDS, from the exons ATGGGGTTTTTTACGGGGCTTATACTAGGAATTGCAGTGGGACTGGCGCTGATAGTTGGGTTCGTCCGCTGCGAGAACGTTCGGTCCAAGCGTCGGTCCGCACTCGCCACCACCATCGCCGCTTTTGCCAGGATGACTGTCGAAGATTCCAGAAAGATCCTCGCTCCTGAGTACTACCCTTCCTGGGTCGTCTTCTCTCAGCGCCAGAAGTtgag TTGGCTAAATCTTCATCTTACAAAGATCTGGCCCTATGTTAatgag GCAGCGTCTGAGCTAATCAAGGCTTCTGTTGAGCCGGTTCTGGAACAATATAGACCGTTTATATTGTCTTCGCTCAAATTTTCCAAGTTCACTCTCGGAACTGTGGCACCACAATTTACAG gagtTTCTATCATTGAAAACGGAGAAGATGGTGTTACCATGGAGTTGGAAATGAACTGGGATGGGAATCCAAGTATGGTACTTGATATCAAGACTAGACTTGGTGTAGGACTTCCAGTGCAG GTAAAAAATATCGGATTCACAGGGGTTTTCAGGTTGATGTTTAAGCCACTGGTTGAGGAGCTTCCGTGCTTTGGAGCTGTTTGTTGTTCTCTAAGAGAAAAG AAAAATTTGGATTTTACACTTAAAGTTGTTGGTGGTGACATATCAACAATTCCTGGGCTTTATGATGCTATAGAG GGTACAATACGGGATGCTATAGAAGATACTCTTATGTGGCCTGCTCGAAAAGTTATACCTATCTTGCCTGGGGATTATAG tGACCTGGAGTTGAGGCCTGTGGGGATATTAGAGGTGAAGCTTGTGCAAGCAAAGGAGCTAACAAATAAAGATATCATTGGCAAGTCGGATCCCTATGCTGAATTATATGTACGGCCTTTACGTGACAGGATAAAAACTAGCAAAATAATT AACAATGATCTAAACCCAATCTGGAACGAACACTATGAATTTATTGTTGAAGATGCATCCACTCAACATTTGGTGGTGAAAGTTTACGATGATGAGGGGGTTCAAACATCTGAGCTCATTGGGTGTGCTCACATACGACTAAGTGAACTTCAGCCTGGTAAAGTGAAGGATGTGTGGCTGAAGCTTGTTAAAGATTTGGAGGTCCATAGAGACAATAAAAACAGGGGGCAG GTGCATTTGGAACTTTTATACTGTCCTATTGGGATGGGAAATGGATATTCCAACCCTTTTGCCCCAGATCTTTCAATGACCTCATTAGAGAGGTTTCTCAAAAGTGGGGTGAATGGAACAGAAGCTATTGAAAATGAGAGAGGAGTCATACAGAAGAAAAAGGAGGTTATTGTTAGAGGCGTTCTTTCTGTTACTGTGATATCTGCTGAAGAGTTGCCAGCGGTGGATCTATTGGGGAAGGCGGATCCCTATGTTGTAATCACTTTGAAGAAATCAGAAATGAGAAACAAAACTCGG GTTGTGAATGAGAGCTTGAATCCAGTTTGGAATCAAACTTTTGACTTTGTTGTTGAGGATGGATTACACGATATGTTAATTCTCGAAGTCTGGGACCACGACACATTTGGAAAG GATTATATGGGGAGATGCATCTTGACACTAACTAGGGCTATATTGGAAGGGGAATTCAAAGAGTGCTTCCAGTTAGATGAAGCCAAATCAGGAAAACTGAACTTGCATCTCAAGTGGATGCCACAGCCAGTTTACCGTGATTCTTGA
- the LOC108983891 gene encoding synaptotagmin-5-like isoform X1, producing MGFFTGLILGIAVGLALIVGFVRCENVRSKRRSALATTIAAFARMTVEDSRKILAPEYYPSWVVFSQRQKLTWLNLHLTKIWPYVNEAASELIKASVEPVLEQYRPFILSSLKFSKFTLGTVAPQFTGVSIIENGEDGVTMELEMNWDGNPSMVLDIKTRLGVGLPVQVKNIGFTGVFRLMFKPLVEELPCFGAVCCSLREKKNLDFTLKVVGGDISTIPGLYDAIEGTIRDAIEDTLMWPARKVIPILPGDYSDLELRPVGILEVKLVQAKELTNKDIIGKSDPYAELYVRPLRDRIKTSKIINNDLNPIWNEHYEFIVEDASTQHLVVKVYDDEGVQTSELIGCAHIRLSELQPGKVKDVWLKLVKDLEVHRDNKNRGQVHLELLYCPIGMGNGYSNPFAPDLSMTSLERFLKSGVNGTEAIENERGVIQKKKEVIVRGVLSVTVISAEELPAVDLLGKADPYVVITLKKSEMRNKTRVVNESLNPVWNQTFDFVVEDGLHDMLILEVWDHDTFGKDYMGRCILTLTRAILEGEFKECFQLDEAKSGKLNLHLKWMPQPVYRDS from the exons ATGGGGTTTTTTACGGGGCTTATACTAGGAATTGCAGTGGGACTGGCGCTGATAGTTGGGTTCGTCCGCTGCGAGAACGTTCGGTCCAAGCGTCGGTCCGCACTCGCCACCACCATCGCCGCTTTTGCCAGGATGACTGTCGAAGATTCCAGAAAGATCCTCGCTCCTGAGTACTACCCTTCCTGGGTCGTCTTCTCTCAGCGCCAGAAG TTGACTTGGCTAAATCTTCATCTTACAAAGATCTGGCCCTATGTTAatgag GCAGCGTCTGAGCTAATCAAGGCTTCTGTTGAGCCGGTTCTGGAACAATATAGACCGTTTATATTGTCTTCGCTCAAATTTTCCAAGTTCACTCTCGGAACTGTGGCACCACAATTTACAG gagtTTCTATCATTGAAAACGGAGAAGATGGTGTTACCATGGAGTTGGAAATGAACTGGGATGGGAATCCAAGTATGGTACTTGATATCAAGACTAGACTTGGTGTAGGACTTCCAGTGCAG GTAAAAAATATCGGATTCACAGGGGTTTTCAGGTTGATGTTTAAGCCACTGGTTGAGGAGCTTCCGTGCTTTGGAGCTGTTTGTTGTTCTCTAAGAGAAAAG AAAAATTTGGATTTTACACTTAAAGTTGTTGGTGGTGACATATCAACAATTCCTGGGCTTTATGATGCTATAGAG GGTACAATACGGGATGCTATAGAAGATACTCTTATGTGGCCTGCTCGAAAAGTTATACCTATCTTGCCTGGGGATTATAG tGACCTGGAGTTGAGGCCTGTGGGGATATTAGAGGTGAAGCTTGTGCAAGCAAAGGAGCTAACAAATAAAGATATCATTGGCAAGTCGGATCCCTATGCTGAATTATATGTACGGCCTTTACGTGACAGGATAAAAACTAGCAAAATAATT AACAATGATCTAAACCCAATCTGGAACGAACACTATGAATTTATTGTTGAAGATGCATCCACTCAACATTTGGTGGTGAAAGTTTACGATGATGAGGGGGTTCAAACATCTGAGCTCATTGGGTGTGCTCACATACGACTAAGTGAACTTCAGCCTGGTAAAGTGAAGGATGTGTGGCTGAAGCTTGTTAAAGATTTGGAGGTCCATAGAGACAATAAAAACAGGGGGCAG GTGCATTTGGAACTTTTATACTGTCCTATTGGGATGGGAAATGGATATTCCAACCCTTTTGCCCCAGATCTTTCAATGACCTCATTAGAGAGGTTTCTCAAAAGTGGGGTGAATGGAACAGAAGCTATTGAAAATGAGAGAGGAGTCATACAGAAGAAAAAGGAGGTTATTGTTAGAGGCGTTCTTTCTGTTACTGTGATATCTGCTGAAGAGTTGCCAGCGGTGGATCTATTGGGGAAGGCGGATCCCTATGTTGTAATCACTTTGAAGAAATCAGAAATGAGAAACAAAACTCGG GTTGTGAATGAGAGCTTGAATCCAGTTTGGAATCAAACTTTTGACTTTGTTGTTGAGGATGGATTACACGATATGTTAATTCTCGAAGTCTGGGACCACGACACATTTGGAAAG GATTATATGGGGAGATGCATCTTGACACTAACTAGGGCTATATTGGAAGGGGAATTCAAAGAGTGCTTCCAGTTAGATGAAGCCAAATCAGGAAAACTGAACTTGCATCTCAAGTGGATGCCACAGCCAGTTTACCGTGATTCTTGA
- the LOC109018248 gene encoding receptor-like protein 7 — protein MPTCFRFLFSDLLVLFLLLLTASLSSPQPFCHQDESLALMQFKDSFIINNDTFPSCYPKATSWRVEAEHGRSDCCSWDGVECDPHTGHVIGLDLSDSCLYGSINSNSSLFRLSHLRSLNLALNDFNYSKIPSTIGNLSWLTYLNLSHSYISEEVPSEVSHLSKLSSLDLSSNSNLIIGSLTRLVQNLTRLEEIVLSGVMISSIVPESLANSSSLKTLKLEGCGLYGEFPTRIFQLPQLRDLWIGTNEDLTGQLPEFHSSNVLQALSLSYTSFSGSIPNSLWNLTQLTILDLIGNSFDNSSCLTKASSNHTFPHLQYLGLSSLNLTKFPNFLRNQNKLVQLDLSENNIQGIIPKWMFNASKENLQDLYLSYNLLTGFENSRDVLPWPNLLRLDLENNRLQGSFPISQIPPSIQELYLSNNLLTGFKNSRDVLPWPNLQLLDLENNRLQGLFPISQIPPSIQDLVLSNNLLTGFENSRDVLPWPNLRMLDLENNRLQGSFPISQIPPSIEYLYLSNNFLTGFEDSRDVLPWPNLRMLDLENNSLQGSLPIPPPSVLIYQVSKNAFTGEISPLFCNLSSLYVLDLSYNNLSGKLHPCFCNLSQSLTTLELRSNNIGGTIPDAWAKGCSLSIIDLNHNQLQGRLPRSLANCKELVYLDVGYNKIHDTFPLWLGTLPELKIFILRSNGFYGAIRNIQINCTLSNLHIIDLSHNNFSGDLPAKCFQQWNTMKLFGAKEFQYMRDYNSGILYSISLTTKGIELEYEKIQDELIVIDLSCNKFEGEIPEVVGNLKGLHILNFSNNALSGRIPSSLANLTGLESLDLSQNKLFGEIPPQLAQLTFLEIFEVFNNCLTGPIPHGSQFERFPNSSFNGNPGLCGMPLSKACGDSLPKPPYEGNQGLVSPFEFGWKVVAIGYGCGFVIGIVIGQWVIARKQDWFVNTFRIKK, from the coding sequence ATGCCTACATGTTTCCGCTTTCTCTTCTCTGATCTCTTAGTGTTGTTCCTTCTTTTACTCACAGCCTCTTTGTCTTCTCCGCAGCCATTTTGTCATCAAGATGAGAGCTTAGCTCTTATGCAATTCAAGGATAGCTTTATCATAAACAATGATACTTTTCCGTCTTGCTATCCCAAGGCTACATCATGGAGGGTAGAAGCAGAGCATGGTAGATCAGATTGCTGCTCATGGGATGGGGTTGAGTGCGACCCCCACACAGGTCATGTTATTGGCCTTGACCTTAGTGACAGCTGTCTCTATGGTTCTATCAACTCCAACAGTAGCCTCTTCCGCCTTTCTCATCTTCGGAGCCTTAATCTCGCTTTAAATGACTTCAATTACTCAAAAATCCCATCTACAATTGGAAATCTTTCATGGCTAACATATCTTAATCTCAGCCACTCTTATATTTCAGAAGAAGTCCCCTCCGAAGTTTCACATCTCTCCAAGTTGTCGTCTCTCGATCTATCTTCcaattctaatttaattattggaAGTCTCACAAGGTTAGTCCAAAACCTAACCCGCCTCGAAGAGATTGTTCTTAGTGGAGTCATGATATCGTCCATAGTACCTGAAAGCTTGgcaaattcttcttctttgaagACTCTAAAGCTAGAAGGTTGTGGATTGTACGGGGAGTTTCCAACTAGAATATTTCAGCTACCGCAACTACGGGACCTTTGGATAGGAACCAATGAAGATCTCACTGGTCAGTTGCCCGAATTTCATTCCAGCAATGTCCTTCAAGCTTTATCGCTTTCTTACACAAGCTTCTCTGGATCGATCCCAAATTCTCTCTGGAACCTTACCCAGCTCACTATTCTGGACCTCATAGGGAACTCGTTTGATAATTCTTCATGCCTCACCAAAGCCAGCTCTAATCACACTTTTCCACATTTACAATATCTAGGATTGTCTTCTCTCAACTTAACAAAGTTCCCAAATTTCCTACgaaaccaaaacaaacttgTGCAGCTAGATTTATCAGAAAACAATATTCAAGGTATAATACCCAAATGGATGTTTAATGCAAGTAAAGAAAACCTTCAAGATTTATATCTTTCTTACAACCTTCTCAcaggttttgaaaattctcGAGATGTTCTTCCCTGGCCTAATCTACTAAGGTTGGACCTTGAAAATAACAGGCTGCAAGGATCGTTCCCGATTTCTCAAATTCCACCATCTATTCAAGAGTTATATCTTTCCAACAACCTTCTCACAGGCTTTAAAAATTCTCGAGATGTTCTTCCCTGGCCTAATCTACAATTGTTGGACCTTGAAAATAACAGGCTGCAAGGATTGTTCCCGATTTCTCAAATTCCACCATCTATTCAAGATTTAGTTCTTTCCAACAACCTTCTCACAGGCTTTGAAAATTCTCGAGATGTTCTTCCCTGGCCTAATCTACGAATGTTGGACCTTGAAAATAACAGGCTGCAAGGATCGTTCCCGATTTCTCAAATTCCACCATCTATTGAATATTTATATCTTTCCAACAACTTTCTCACAGGCTTTGAAGATTCTCGAGATGTTCTTCCCTGGCCTAATCTACGAATGTTGGACCTTGAGAACAACAGCTTGCAAGGATCTCTCCCGATTCCACCACCATCTGTCCTAATTTATCAAGTCAGTAAAAATGCATTTACGGGAGAAATTTCACCGTTGTTTTGCAATCTGAGTTCACTTTATGTGCTTGATTTGTCCTATAACAATTTGAGCGGCAAGCTACACCCATGTTTCTGCAACTTAAGCCAGTCTTTGACAACACTCGAACTACGAAGCAATAACATCGGTGGAACCATCCCAGATGCATGGGCAAAAGGGTGCAGCTTAAGTATTATCGACTTGAATCACAACCAATTACAAGGTCGGCTCCCAAGATCATTGGCCAATTGTAAGGAGTTAGTGTATCTTGATGTTGGTTACAATAAGATCCATGATACCTTTCCCTTATGGTTAGGAACTCTTCCCGAGCTGAAGATTTTCATTCTTCGCTCTAATGGATTTTACGGTGCAATAAGAAATATCCAAATCAATTGCACACTCTCCAACTTGCATATCATCGATCTCTCCCACAACAATTTCTCTGGAGATTTGCCCGCAAAATGCTTCCAACAGTGGAACACCATGAAATTATTTGGTGCAAAAGAGTTTCAATACATGAGGGATTACAATTCTGGCATCCTTTACTCAATTTCACTAACAACCAAGGGCATAGAGTTGGAGTATGAGAAGATCCAAGATGAACTCATAGTCATTGATTTATCATGCAACAAATTTGAAGGAGAAATTCCAGAAGTAGTGGGAAACCTAAAAGGACTACACATTCTCAATTTCTCCAACAATGCTCTCTCCGGTCGTATCCCATCATCGTTGGCGAACTTGACAGGTCTAGAATCATTGGATCTTTCTCAAAATAAGTTGTTTGGAGAAATACCCCCACAACTCGCCCAACTCACTTTCCTGGAAATTTTTGAAGTGTTCAACAATTGTCTCACAGGTCCCATACCACATGGAAGTCAATTTGAGAGGTTTCCAAACAGTTCTTTCAATGGTAACCCAGGATTGTGTGGAATGCCATTGTCAAAAGCATGCGGAGATTCATTGCCTAAACCTCCatatgaaggaaatcaaggtttAGTGTCTCCATTTGAATTTGGGTGGAAAGTAGTTGCGATCGGGTACGGGTGTGGATTTGTAATAGGAATTGTTATTGGACAATGGGTGATTGCAAGGAAGCAAGATTGGTTTGTAAATACCTTTAGAATTAAGAAGTAG